One genomic segment of Mesoterricola silvestris includes these proteins:
- a CDS encoding M28 family peptidase — protein sequence MKRHLPALGALAAGLLLGLGALILPSPAPAGPGFSALRARAHLDALARAPHTVGDQASLEPVRNYLRAGLRAAGLNPGTLRHPEVTDRAGLRYPLENITASLPGRSGSSVLLVSHYDAVPGSLGAGDDGLGMAAMLEMAGLLARSPQPLENGVRFLFTDAEESGLLGARAEMERNADLYRDVNLVINLEARGVRGPAVMFETGRRNLATIRLFRKARWPFGYSFAPEVYRRMPNGTDFTVFQRAGLPGMNFAVLDDLSFYHTPRDHPGNVSLASLQHYGEQVLPMVRAYAADPALAGKGAFASGEDMVFFTCFPGILVSWSTRWDRALSLFLVLAFHGVMVWNLGRGRAKVAAIAGWFLAWTGLAAAALGAGAAASFLASRATGIPWRFTYMPNVPLERPMTWGLLLVVALAAYALALRSRARSALLGAMGLNLLVMAAMARVLPGGTFLFSVPLLAGFGSLVLADLTGRPRLALAGAGVAVALFVPVLHLVSLALTAGALAALLALAAVPMSLAAALAVEGPLRTR from the coding sequence GTGAAGCGCCACCTGCCCGCCCTGGGGGCGCTGGCCGCGGGCCTCCTCCTGGGGCTCGGCGCCCTGATCCTGCCTTCCCCCGCCCCGGCCGGGCCCGGCTTTTCCGCCCTGCGGGCCCGGGCCCACCTCGACGCCCTCGCCCGGGCCCCCCACACCGTGGGGGACCAGGCCAGCCTCGAACCCGTGCGGAACTACCTGCGCGCCGGCCTCCGGGCCGCGGGGCTCAACCCCGGAACCCTGCGCCATCCCGAAGTCACCGACCGCGCCGGGCTGCGCTACCCGCTGGAGAACATCACGGCGTCCCTTCCGGGCCGCAGCGGCTCCTCGGTGCTGCTGGTCTCCCACTACGACGCGGTGCCCGGCTCCCTGGGGGCGGGCGACGACGGCCTGGGCATGGCGGCCATGCTCGAGATGGCGGGCCTCCTGGCCCGGTCCCCGCAACCCCTGGAGAACGGGGTGCGCTTCCTCTTCACGGACGCCGAGGAGTCCGGGCTCCTGGGGGCGCGCGCGGAGATGGAGCGCAACGCGGACCTCTACCGGGACGTGAACCTGGTGATCAACCTCGAGGCCCGCGGCGTGCGGGGCCCGGCCGTGATGTTCGAGACGGGGAGGCGGAACCTCGCGACCATCCGGCTCTTCCGCAAGGCCCGGTGGCCCTTCGGGTACTCCTTCGCGCCGGAGGTCTACCGGCGCATGCCCAACGGCACGGACTTCACCGTCTTCCAGCGGGCCGGACTGCCCGGGATGAACTTCGCCGTGCTGGACGACCTCTCCTTCTACCACACGCCCCGGGACCATCCGGGCAATGTCTCCCTGGCCTCCCTGCAGCACTACGGAGAGCAGGTCCTGCCCATGGTGCGGGCCTACGCGGCGGACCCCGCCCTGGCCGGGAAGGGGGCCTTCGCCTCGGGGGAGGACATGGTCTTCTTCACGTGCTTCCCGGGCATCCTGGTGTCCTGGTCCACGCGGTGGGACCGGGCCCTGTCCCTCTTCCTGGTGCTGGCCTTCCATGGGGTCATGGTGTGGAACCTGGGCCGGGGGCGGGCGAAGGTGGCGGCCATCGCGGGGTGGTTCCTGGCCTGGACGGGCCTGGCCGCGGCGGCCCTGGGCGCGGGGGCGGCCGCGAGCTTCCTGGCCTCCAGGGCCACGGGGATCCCGTGGCGCTTCACCTACATGCCCAACGTGCCCCTGGAGCGGCCGATGACCTGGGGCCTGCTGCTGGTGGTGGCCCTGGCGGCCTACGCCCTGGCCCTGCGGAGCCGGGCGCGCTCGGCCCTCCTGGGGGCCATGGGGCTCAATCTGCTGGTGATGGCCGCCATGGCCCGGGTGCTGCCCGGGGGGACCTTCCTGTTTTCCGTGCCGCTGCTGGCGGGCTTCGGGTCCCTGGTGCTGGCCGACCTGACCGGGCGCCCCCGGCTGGCCCTGGCCGGGGCGGGGGTGGCGGTGGCGCTCTTCGTGCCGGTGCTGCACCTGGTGTCCCTGGCGCTCACCGCCGGGGCGCTGGCGGCCCTGCTCGCGCTGGCGGCGGTGCCCATGTCCCTGGCGGCGGCCCTGGCCGTGGAGGGCCCCCTCAGGACCCGCTGA